One Clostridium novyi NT genomic window carries:
- the rplM gene encoding 50S ribosomal protein L13, whose product MKSYLAKENEVQRKWYVIDVEGKPLGRAASQVATILRGKNKPTYTPNVDTGDYVIILNAEKVALTGKKLDQKMLRHHSLYPGGLKEISYKKALESKPEFVFQEAVRRMLPQGPLGRKMLKKLKVYRGSEHNQEAQKPEVLELRY is encoded by the coding sequence ATGAAATCATATCTTGCAAAAGAAAATGAAGTTCAAAGAAAATGGTATGTTATCGACGTTGAAGGAAAACCGCTAGGAAGAGCTGCTAGCCAAGTTGCAACAATCTTAAGAGGAAAAAATAAGCCAACTTATACACCAAACGTTGATACTGGAGATTATGTTATCATATTAAATGCTGAAAAAGTAGCATTAACAGGTAAAAAATTAGATCAAAAGATGTTAAGACATCACTCACTATATCCAGGTGGATTAAAAGAAATATCTTACAAGAAAGCATTAGAAAGCAAACCAGAATTTGTTTTCCAAGAAGCTGTAAGAAGAATGCTTCCACAAGGACCTTTAGGAAGAAAGATGCTTAAAAAATTAAAAGTATACAGAGGTTCAGAACACAATCAAGAAGCTCAAAAACCAGAAGTTTTAGAGTTAAGATACTAG
- a CDS encoding Na/Pi cotransporter family protein: MDYKMIFGLLGGLGLFVYGMKLMGDGLQKAAGDKLKRILEALTSKTIFAILVGAVVAGIIQSSSATTVMTIGFVNAGLMNLFQATGVIMGANIGTTITAQLIAFKLTDVAPLVLAIGAAIVLFSKKKKTKDIGDIILGFGILFIGMSMMESSMKPLGQLPIFKHLIISIGSHPLLGILVGLGMTATVQSSSATIGILMALAANGTIGLNVALPILFGDNIGTCVTALLAGIGTHKNAKRASIIHLTFNTIGTLIFMAAFPLVLKIVPLFGGTIQRQIANAHTLFNISNVLIQAPFIPLLVKFVNKIVPGKDKDETVFALEHLDKRLLETPSIACGQIVKEISRMGKIAENNLADSMACFINNDENLIPSVVEHENLINFLHREITDYMVSLSSTNLSEAQSELITSLFHVVSDIERIGDHADNIVEIAEIKINDNLPFSKESLDDIKNMYEITKSAVNRTIFALENFDVDAAREVLDIERSIDLMEKQLRKEHVTRLNTRTCNAVSASIFVDLLTNFERVGDHSNNIAQMVIEQKG, from the coding sequence ATGGACTACAAAATGATTTTTGGATTACTAGGAGGACTTGGATTATTTGTCTACGGTATGAAACTTATGGGAGATGGCCTTCAAAAAGCCGCTGGAGATAAGCTGAAAAGGATTTTAGAAGCTTTAACTAGTAAAACCATATTTGCCATACTAGTAGGTGCAGTAGTAGCTGGAATAATTCAAAGCAGTAGTGCTACAACAGTAATGACCATTGGATTTGTTAATGCTGGTCTTATGAACTTGTTTCAAGCTACTGGAGTAATTATGGGTGCAAACATAGGTACAACCATAACTGCTCAACTTATAGCATTTAAGTTAACAGATGTTGCTCCTTTAGTGCTCGCTATCGGTGCAGCTATAGTTCTTTTTTCAAAAAAGAAAAAGACTAAGGATATTGGTGATATAATTCTTGGATTTGGTATCTTATTTATTGGTATGTCTATGATGGAAAGTTCAATGAAGCCTTTAGGACAATTACCAATATTCAAACATTTGATTATTAGTATAGGCAGTCATCCACTATTAGGTATTCTTGTTGGTTTAGGGATGACAGCAACAGTTCAAAGTAGTAGTGCCACAATTGGTATATTAATGGCTCTTGCAGCTAATGGTACAATCGGACTTAATGTAGCTCTTCCAATACTTTTCGGAGACAACATAGGAACATGTGTTACTGCACTTCTTGCTGGTATTGGAACACACAAAAATGCAAAACGTGCATCAATAATTCATCTTACCTTTAATACAATCGGAACACTTATATTTATGGCTGCTTTTCCACTAGTATTGAAAATAGTTCCGCTATTTGGTGGTACTATTCAAAGACAAATTGCAAATGCACACACATTATTTAATATATCTAATGTACTTATACAAGCTCCATTTATACCTTTACTTGTGAAGTTTGTAAATAAAATAGTACCTGGTAAAGATAAAGACGAAACTGTCTTTGCACTTGAACATCTTGATAAGAGACTTTTAGAAACACCTTCAATAGCATGCGGTCAAATTGTAAAAGAAATTTCTAGAATGGGCAAAATTGCTGAAAATAATTTAGCAGACTCTATGGCTTGTTTTATTAATAATGATGAAAACTTAATACCATCAGTAGTAGAACATGAAAACTTAATAAATTTCTTACATAGAGAAATAACAGACTATATGGTTTCGTTATCAAGTACAAATTTATCTGAAGCTCAATCAGAGCTTATAACATCTTTATTTCACGTAGTTAGTGATATAGAAAGAATTGGCGACCATGCAGATAACATAGTAGAAATTGCTGAAATAAAAATAAATGATAACTTACCATTTTCAAAGGAATCACTTGATGACATAAAAAATATGTATGAAATAACAAAATCAGCAGTTAATAGAACAATATTTGCTTTAGAAAACTTCGACGTGGACGCAGCTAGAGAAGTTTTAGATATAGAACGTAGCATAGACCTTATGGAAAAACAACTTAGAAAAGAACACGTTACTAGATTAAACACTAGAACATGTAATGCTGTTAGTGCTTCTATATTCGTGGATTTACTTACAAACTTCGAAAGAGTTGGTGACCATTCAAATAATATAGCTCAAATGGTTATAGAACAAAAAGGTTAA
- a CDS encoding energy-coupling factor transporter transmembrane component T family protein, which translates to MIKDITIGQYVPGESFIHKLDPRVKILLSIIYIINLFLINNFKGYIFVVAFTVAIIIISKVPFKYIYKGLKPVFILLIITALLNIFMTGGNSGEAPLWQWKFLKIYKAGLLLAGFMIVRLVFLIIGTSLLTLTTSPIELTDGLEKLLNPFKKIGLPAHELAMMMTIALRFIPTLMDETDKIMKAQMARGADFESGNLVSRAKNLVPLLVPLFISSFRRADELAMAMEARCYKGGEGRTRMKILKLHNRDFVATFITILLVIVSIWSRSFS; encoded by the coding sequence ATGATTAAAGATATTACTATAGGGCAATATGTTCCCGGAGAATCTTTCATTCATAAATTGGATCCTAGAGTTAAGATATTATTGTCAATAATATATATAATAAACCTATTTTTAATAAATAATTTTAAAGGGTATATTTTTGTTGTAGCGTTTACAGTTGCAATAATTATTATTTCAAAAGTTCCCTTTAAATATATATATAAAGGTTTAAAACCTGTATTCATATTACTGATTATAACGGCTTTGTTGAATATATTTATGACTGGTGGTAATTCTGGAGAAGCACCACTTTGGCAGTGGAAATTTTTAAAGATATATAAAGCAGGTTTATTATTGGCTGGGTTTATGATAGTAAGATTAGTATTTTTAATTATAGGAACATCGTTACTTACATTAACAACATCGCCTATAGAACTTACTGATGGATTAGAGAAATTATTAAATCCATTTAAAAAGATAGGATTACCAGCTCATGAATTAGCTATGATGATGACTATAGCTCTTAGATTCATTCCAACTCTTATGGATGAAACCGATAAGATAATGAAGGCTCAAATGGCAAGAGGAGCTGATTTTGAATCAGGAAACTTGGTTAGTAGAGCTAAAAACTTAGTACCACTATTAGTGCCGCTATTTATAAGTTCATTTAGACGTGCTGATGAACTTGCGATGGCTATGGAAGCAAGGTGTTATAAAGGTGGAGAAGGAAGAACTAGAATGAAAATATTAAAGTTACATAATAGAGATTTTGTTGCTACATTTATAACTATTTTATTAGTTATAGTATCTATTTGGAGCAGAAGTTTTTCCTAG
- the citX gene encoding citrate lyase holo-[acyl-carrier protein] synthase, giving the protein MGRCNSLAEDIKERINLQDKLIKKYNMPLVSISFNCLTELKMNNTIFDIVQTIEGIVSDMFSPYIYFILSRETSEGYNSIFIINRNALEIKKIALQIEENHLLGKCINIDVFNKDTKKISRIDIGKLKRRCYLCNGDAEKCIKNKKHSQKDMVKYAYDKYKQYAYECMRNRNLIK; this is encoded by the coding sequence ATGGGTAGATGCAATAGTCTTGCTGAAGATATAAAAGAACGTATTAATTTGCAAGATAAATTAATAAAAAAGTATAATATGCCTTTAGTATCAATAAGTTTTAATTGTTTAACTGAGCTTAAAATGAACAATACGATTTTTGACATAGTACAAACAATAGAGGGAATAGTATCGGATATGTTTAGTCCATATATATATTTTATATTATCTAGGGAAACTTCTGAAGGATATAATTCTATATTTATAATAAATAGGAATGCACTTGAAATAAAAAAAATAGCTTTGCAAATTGAAGAAAACCATTTATTGGGTAAATGTATTAATATTGATGTATTTAATAAAGATACTAAAAAGATTAGTAGAATTGATATAGGAAAATTAAAAAGAAGATGTTATCTATGTAATGGTGATGCTGAGAAGTGTATAAAAAATAAGAAACACTCTCAAAAAGATATGGTGAAATATGCATATGATAAGTATAAACAATATGCATATGAATGTATGCGAAATAGAAATTTAATAAAATAA
- a CDS encoding DNA-directed RNA polymerase subunit alpha encodes MLEIEKPKIECVEASEDGTYGKFVIEPLERGYGITLGNSLRRILLSSLPGGAANSIKIDGVLHEFSTVTGVKEDVTELILNIKGLALKMNGEGPSTIYIDAQGPGEVTAADIISDGNVEIMNKDMHIATLDDDGKLYMEINVDNGRGYVTQNKNKKEDLPIGTIPVDSIYTPVKRVNFTVENTRVGQITDYDKLSIEVWTNGTIQPEEAISLSAKILIEHFKLFMTLTDHADNVEIMVEKEEDKKEKVLEMTIEELDLSVRSYNCLKRAGINTVQELTERTIDDMMKVRNLGKKSLEEVQEKLAALGLGLKKSDE; translated from the coding sequence ATGTTAGAAATAGAAAAACCCAAAATAGAATGTGTTGAAGCATCGGAAGACGGTACTTATGGTAAGTTTGTTATAGAACCTTTAGAAAGAGGATATGGAATAACTTTAGGTAACTCACTTAGAAGAATTTTATTATCATCTTTACCTGGAGGAGCTGCAAATTCTATCAAAATAGATGGCGTTCTTCATGAATTTTCAACTGTAACAGGAGTTAAAGAAGACGTTACTGAACTAATCCTTAACATTAAAGGATTAGCGCTAAAAATGAATGGCGAAGGACCTAGCACTATATACATAGATGCACAAGGACCTGGAGAAGTAACTGCTGCTGATATTATTTCTGATGGTAATGTAGAAATAATGAATAAAGATATGCATATAGCTACATTAGATGATGACGGAAAACTTTACATGGAGATTAATGTAGATAATGGAAGAGGATACGTTACTCAAAATAAAAATAAGAAGGAAGATTTACCAATAGGTACTATACCTGTTGACTCAATTTATACACCAGTAAAGAGAGTTAACTTCACAGTAGAAAATACTAGAGTTGGTCAAATCACTGATTATGATAAGTTAAGTATAGAAGTTTGGACTAATGGAACTATACAACCAGAAGAAGCTATAAGTCTTTCAGCGAAAATTCTTATAGAGCATTTTAAGTTATTCATGACTCTTACAGACCATGCTGACAACGTAGAAATAATGGTAGAAAAAGAAGAAGATAAGAAAGAAAAAGTTCTTGAAATGACTATAGAAGAGTTAGACTTATCAGTAAGAAGTTATAACTGCTTAAAGAGAGCAGGTATAAACACTGTACAAGAGCTAACTGAAAGAACTATAGATGATATGATGAAGGTTAGAAATTTAGGTAAAAAATCCCTTGAAGAAGTACAAGAAAAACTTGCTGCTTTAGGATTAGGCTTAAAGAAATCCGATGAGTAA
- the cwlD gene encoding N-acetylmuramoyl-L-alanine amidase CwlD → MKMTNNKWIKQITLVSIFLICIFSLQSIKCSAYTINESKEENKKIILIDPGHGGMDGGAVSKNGTSEKGINLEISKKLRKCLEEKGYKVEMTREEDKGLYSNKGSVRDKKNEDLSNRCKMKVSTNCDLFISIHLNMFTQSKYHGAQVWYSKEGESAEFAHIVQKNLIKDLDKSNHRQEKCAKGAYKILRCNDHIPSILVECGFLSNAEEEKKLKDNDYQEKIAKSIANSVEEFYKVKH, encoded by the coding sequence ATGAAAATGACAAATAACAAATGGATAAAACAAATTACTTTAGTATCAATTTTTTTAATATGTATATTTAGTTTACAAAGTATTAAATGTAGTGCATATACTATTAATGAAAGCAAAGAGGAAAATAAGAAGATAATTTTAATTGATCCTGGTCATGGAGGAATGGATGGAGGTGCTGTTTCTAAGAATGGTACATCAGAAAAAGGGATTAATTTAGAGATATCCAAAAAGCTAAGAAAATGCTTAGAAGAAAAAGGCTATAAAGTAGAAATGACTAGAGAAGAAGATAAAGGATTATATTCAAATAAAGGTAGCGTTAGGGATAAAAAGAATGAAGATTTAAGTAATAGATGTAAAATGAAAGTTAGCACAAATTGCGATTTGTTTATTAGTATACATCTAAATATGTTTACACAAAGTAAATATCATGGAGCACAAGTTTGGTATTCTAAAGAAGGAGAAAGTGCGGAATTTGCACATATTGTACAAAAAAACTTAATTAAAGACTTAGATAAAAGTAATCATAGACAAGAGAAATGTGCAAAAGGGGCTTATAAAATTTTAAGATGTAATGACCATATTCCATCTATATTAGTTGAGTGTGGATTTTTATCTAATGCCGAAGAAGAGAAAAAATTAAAGGATAATGACTATCAGGAAAAAATAGCAAAATCTATAGCAAATTCTGTAGAAGAATTCTATAAGGTAAAACATTAA
- a CDS encoding energy-coupling factor transporter ATPase produces the protein MNENMIECKNVVYKYEKAEEESKVAVDNVNLDIKKGEFLVVLGHNGSGKSTLSKHMNALLLPSEGTVYVSGMDTKDESNIWKIRNNAGMVFQNPDNQLVATIVEEDVAFGPENLGIAPDEIRSRVDEALKRVNMYEYRRYAPHLLSGGQKQRIAIAGILAMRPECIIFDEPTAMLDPSGRKEVVNTIKELNERYGITIILITHYMEEAVEADRIVVMDKGKIVMEGTPREIFSNVPLMKNIGLDVPQMTELAYELQNSGVNIASDILTIDEMVNALCQLK, from the coding sequence ATGAATGAAAACATGATTGAATGTAAAAACGTTGTATATAAATATGAAAAAGCTGAAGAAGAATCTAAAGTTGCCGTTGACAACGTTAACCTTGATATAAAAAAAGGTGAATTTTTAGTTGTATTAGGGCACAATGGATCAGGAAAATCAACTTTATCAAAACACATGAATGCACTTTTGCTTCCAAGTGAGGGAACAGTATACGTATCGGGAATGGATACTAAAGATGAAAGCAACATATGGAAAATAAGAAATAACGCAGGAATGGTATTTCAAAATCCAGATAATCAACTTGTAGCTACTATTGTAGAAGAAGATGTTGCTTTTGGACCAGAGAACTTAGGAATAGCACCAGATGAAATAAGAAGTAGAGTTGATGAAGCCTTAAAAAGAGTAAATATGTATGAATATAGAAGATATGCACCACACTTATTATCAGGTGGACAAAAGCAAAGAATTGCTATAGCTGGAATATTGGCAATGAGACCAGAATGTATTATTTTTGATGAACCTACAGCTATGCTAGACCCTTCAGGAAGAAAGGAAGTTGTTAATACTATAAAAGAACTTAATGAACGTTATGGTATTACAATTATACTTATAACACATTACATGGAGGAAGCTGTAGAAGCTGATAGAATAGTGGTTATGGATAAAGGTAAAATTGTAATGGAGGGAACTCCAAGAGAAATTTTTAGTAATGTTCCGCTAATGAAAAACATAGGGCTTGATGTTCCACAGATGACAGAACTTGCATATGAACTCCAAAATAGTGGAGTAAATATAGCTTCAGATATATTAACTATAGATGAGATGGTGAATGCATTATGTCAATTGAAATAA
- the infA gene encoding translation initiation factor IF-1 codes for MSKDDVIEMQGTVLEALPNAMFQIQLESGQTILGHVSGKLRMNFIRILPGDKVTVELSPYDLSRGRITWRAK; via the coding sequence ATGTCAAAAGATGATGTAATAGAAATGCAAGGTACAGTTTTAGAAGCTTTGCCTAATGCTATGTTTCAAATTCAGCTAGAAAGCGGTCAGACAATATTAGGTCACGTATCTGGTAAATTAAGAATGAACTTCATTAGAATTTTACCAGGTGATAAAGTTACAGTTGAGCTTTCTCCATACGATCTATCAAGAGGTAGAATAACTTGGAGAGCTAAATAG
- the rpsK gene encoding 30S ribosomal protein S11: MAKANTRKTRRKKERKNIEHGCAHIKSTFNNSIVTITDAVGNALSWSSAGALGFKGSRKSTPFAAQMAAETAATAAMEHGLKSIEVYVKGPGAGREAAIRSLQAAGLEITLIKDVTPIPHNGCRPPKRRRV, encoded by the coding sequence GTGGCAAAAGCTAATACTAGAAAAACTAGAAGAAAAAAGGAAAGAAAGAATATAGAGCACGGTTGTGCACATATAAAATCAACCTTTAACAACTCAATAGTTACAATAACTGATGCAGTTGGTAATGCTTTATCTTGGTCAAGTGCGGGAGCTTTAGGCTTTAAAGGATCAAGAAAAAGTACTCCATTCGCAGCTCAAATGGCAGCTGAAACAGCAGCTACAGCGGCAATGGAACACGGTTTAAAGAGCATCGAAGTATATGTAAAAGGACCAGGAGCTGGTAGAGAAGCTGCTATAAGATCACTACAAGCTGCAGGACTTGAAATTACTTTAATAAAGGATGTTACTCCAATACCACACAATGGTTGTAGACCACCAAAGAGAAGAAGAGTTTAG
- the rplQ gene encoding 50S ribosomal protein L17, which translates to MAQQRKLGLPTDHRRAMLRNLVTSFLKNGKVETTITRAKEARNMAEKMITLAKRGDLHARRQVLAYVTEKEVVDHLFAEIAPKYADRNGGYTRMYKMGPRRGDGAEVVILELV; encoded by the coding sequence ATGGCACAACAACGTAAGTTGGGACTTCCAACTGATCATAGAAGAGCTATGCTAAGAAATTTAGTAACTAGTTTCTTAAAAAATGGTAAAGTAGAAACTACTATAACTAGAGCAAAAGAAGCTAGAAACATGGCTGAAAAAATGATTACTCTTGCAAAAAGAGGGGATCTTCACGCTAGAAGACAAGTGTTAGCATATGTAACTGAAAAGGAAGTAGTTGATCATTTATTTGCAGAAATCGCTCCAAAGTATGCAGATAGAAATGGTGGATATACAAGAATGTACAAAATGGGACCAAGAAGAGGCGACGGAGCAGAAGTAGTTATACTTGAGTTAGTATAA
- the truA gene encoding tRNA pseudouridine(38-40) synthase TruA: MKKNIKLVIEYDGSNYSGWQKQKHSMTIQQRIEEAIFDITKQKIEVNGCSRTDAGVHARNFVANFIIDSSIPPEKFKYAMNSKLPKDIVIKNSCEVPMDFHARFQSKGKKYVYTILNREEPPTIDRGVVYHFNKKLDVDLMRSASKYFIGSHEFDSFYKKAGSSVKSTLRTIYYCDVTKVDDIIKIIVIGEGFLYNMVRIIAGTLVEVGIARIKPEDIKNIILAKDREKAGRSLPPQGLCLEEVLY; encoded by the coding sequence ATGAAAAAAAATATAAAACTTGTTATAGAGTATGATGGAAGTAATTATTCTGGATGGCAAAAACAAAAACATTCAATGACGATTCAACAGAGGATAGAAGAAGCTATTTTTGATATTACAAAGCAAAAGATAGAAGTTAATGGTTGCAGTAGAACAGATGCTGGAGTACATGCTAGAAATTTTGTAGCTAATTTTATTATTGATAGCAGTATACCGCCAGAAAAATTTAAATATGCTATGAATAGTAAATTACCTAAAGATATTGTAATAAAAAATTCATGTGAAGTTCCAATGGATTTTCATGCAAGATTTCAAAGTAAGGGAAAAAAGTACGTTTATACTATATTGAACAGAGAAGAACCCCCTACAATAGATAGAGGGGTTGTATATCATTTTAATAAAAAGTTAGATGTTGACCTTATGAGAAGTGCAAGTAAATATTTTATAGGTTCTCACGAATTTGATTCTTTTTATAAAAAGGCTGGAAGTTCAGTTAAGTCTACATTAAGAACCATATATTATTGTGATGTTACTAAAGTTGATGATATTATTAAAATCATAGTTATAGGAGAGGGTTTTCTTTATAATATGGTTAGAATAATTGCAGGAACTCTAGTTGAAGTTGGGATAGCCAGAATAAAGCCAGAGGATATTAAAAATATAATTCTGGCTAAAGATAGAGAAAAGGCTGGCAGGTCTTTACCGCCTCAAGGACTATGTTTAGAAGAGGTTTTATACTAA
- the rpsI gene encoding 30S ribosomal protein S9 translates to MAKVQYFGTGRRKKSVARVILVPGDGKVTINKRDIEVYFGLETLRYIVNQPLVLTGTKDKFDVIVNVNGGGFTGQAGAIRHGITRALVKADETLKPELKKAGFLTRDPRMKERKKYGLKKARRAPQFSKR, encoded by the coding sequence ATGGCTAAAGTTCAATATTTTGGAACAGGAAGAAGAAAGAAATCAGTAGCAAGAGTAATACTTGTACCAGGAGACGGTAAAGTTACAATAAACAAAAGAGACATAGAAGTTTATTTTGGATTAGAAACATTAAGATACATTGTAAATCAACCTTTAGTTTTAACTGGAACTAAAGACAAATTTGATGTAATTGTTAATGTTAATGGTGGTGGATTCACAGGTCAAGCTGGTGCTATAAGACACGGTATCACAAGAGCATTAGTTAAAGCTGATGAAACTTTAAAACCAGAACTTAAGAAAGCTGGATTCTTAACAAGAGATCCAAGAATGAAAGAAAGAAAGAAATACGGTCTTAAAAAAGCAAGAAGAGCACCACAATTCTCAAAGAGATAG
- the rpmJ gene encoding 50S ribosomal protein L36, with amino-acid sequence MKVRPSVKPICEKCKVIRRKGKVMVICENPKHKQKQG; translated from the coding sequence ATGAAAGTAAGACCATCAGTAAAACCTATTTGTGAAAAATGCAAAGTAATAAGAAGAAAAGGTAAAGTAATGGTTATATGTGAAAATCCTAAACATAAACAAAAACAAGGTTAA
- a CDS encoding energy-coupling factor transporter ATPase, whose translation MSIEIKNLTHIYMPGSPFERKALDNVNISIEDGEFVALIGHTGSGKSTLIQHINGLLKASSGNIIIDGVDITSEKVKLSEIRKKVGLVFQYPEYQLFEETIEKDIAFGPKNLGLNDEQVSKRVKKAMNIVGLDYDVYKDKSPFDLSGGQKRRVAIAGVVAMEPKVLILDEPAAGLDPKGREDILEKVKQLKEEYNMTIILVSHSMEDVAKIAERVLVMDKGRCILDGTIKEVFNEVDILESVGLAVPQVTYLVRALKSKEFNIPEDIFTIEEAKNEILKLIRGANKHD comes from the coding sequence ATGTCAATTGAAATAAAAAATTTAACACATATATATATGCCAGGATCACCATTTGAGAGAAAAGCTCTAGATAATGTAAATATATCAATTGAAGATGGTGAATTTGTTGCACTTATAGGACATACGGGTTCAGGAAAGTCTACATTAATTCAACATATAAATGGATTATTAAAAGCATCTAGTGGCAATATCATTATAGATGGTGTGGATATAACATCTGAAAAGGTTAAATTAAGTGAAATAAGAAAAAAAGTAGGACTTGTATTTCAATATCCAGAATATCAACTGTTTGAAGAAACTATTGAAAAGGATATTGCGTTTGGTCCGAAAAACTTAGGATTAAATGATGAACAAGTGTCCAAAAGAGTAAAAAAAGCTATGAACATAGTTGGACTAGACTATGATGTATACAAAGATAAGTCGCCATTTGATTTAAGTGGTGGACAAAAAAGAAGAGTTGCAATAGCTGGGGTTGTAGCAATGGAACCAAAAGTATTAATATTAGATGAACCAGCTGCGGGATTAGATCCTAAAGGTAGAGAAGATATTTTAGAAAAAGTAAAACAACTTAAAGAAGAATACAATATGACAATAATATTGGTATCACATAGTATGGAAGACGTAGCTAAAATAGCAGAAAGAGTTTTAGTTATGGATAAAGGAAGATGCATATTAGATGGTACTATAAAAGAAGTGTTCAATGAAGTAGATATATTAGAAAGTGTCGGACTTGCAGTTCCACAAGTGACTTATCTAGTAAGAGCATTAAAAAGTAAAGAATTTAATATACCTGAAGATATATTTACTATAGAGGAAGCTAAAAATGAAATTTTAAAACTAATAAGAGGAGCTAATAAACATGATTAA
- the rpsM gene encoding 30S ribosomal protein S13: MARIAGIDLPKEKRVEVGLTYIYGIGINRSREILKETGVNPDTRVKDLSEEEVNTIRDYIGKNFVIEGDLRRTIALDIKRLVEIGCYRGIRHRRGLPVRGQKTKTNARTRKGPKRAISGKKNK; encoded by the coding sequence ATGGCTAGAATAGCTGGTATTGACCTACCAAAGGAAAAAAGAGTTGAAGTGGGTCTAACTTACATCTACGGGATTGGAATAAACAGATCTCGTGAGATTCTTAAAGAAACAGGAGTTAATCCAGACACTAGAGTTAAGGATTTAAGTGAAGAAGAAGTAAACACAATAAGAGATTATATCGGTAAAAACTTCGTTATCGAAGGAGATTTAAGAAGAACTATAGCTCTTGATATAAAGAGATTAGTTGAAATTGGATGTTACAGAGGAATCAGACATAGAAGAGGTCTTCCTGTAAGAGGTCAAAAAACTAAGACAAATGCTAGAACTAGAAAAGGCCCAAAAAGAGCTATTAGTGGTAAGAAAAACAAATAG
- the rpsD gene encoding 30S ribosomal protein S4 yields the protein MARYIGATCRLCRREGMKLFLKGDRCYTDKCAFARRSYAPGQHGQGRKKLSNYGVQLREKQKARRIYGILEAQFRKYYEKAETMRGITGENLLKLLEMRLDNVVYKLGFGSSRAEARQLVTHGHFLVNGKKVDIISYQVSAGDVISVREKSRGTEKFKTFAENPKTLPAWLEGNIENFEGKVIAEPTRADIDVPVNETLIVELYSK from the coding sequence ATGGCTAGATACATTGGAGCTACATGTAGATTATGTAGAAGAGAAGGTATGAAACTATTTCTAAAAGGAGATAGATGTTATACAGATAAATGTGCATTCGCTAGAAGAAGCTATGCACCAGGACAACACGGACAAGGTAGAAAGAAACTTTCTAACTATGGTGTTCAATTAAGAGAAAAACAAAAAGCTAGAAGAATCTATGGAATTCTTGAAGCTCAATTCAGAAAATACTACGAAAAAGCTGAAACAATGAGAGGTATTACAGGTGAAAACTTATTAAAACTTCTTGAAATGAGATTAGATAACGTAGTATATAAATTAGGATTTGGAAGTTCTAGAGCAGAAGCTAGACAATTAGTTACACACGGACATTTCTTAGTAAATGGTAAGAAAGTTGATATAATCTCTTACCAAGTAAGCGCTGGAGATGTAATATCTGTTCGTGAAAAAAGCAGAGGTACTGAGAAGTTTAAGACTTTTGCTGAAAATCCAAAGACATTACCAGCTTGGTTAGAAGGAAATATAGAAAACTTTGAAGGAAAAGTTATTGCTGAGCCAACTAGAGCTGACATTGATGTTCCAGTAAACGAAACATTAATCGTTGAGTTATATAGTAAATAA